A DNA window from Solanum lycopersicum chromosome 3, SLM_r2.1 contains the following coding sequences:
- the LOC101263684 gene encoding 14 kDa proline-rich protein DC2.15-like has translation MASKNQASITLFLSLNLLFFALVSADCSTDILKFGACTNILNDLVGVIIGTTPTSSCCSLIGGLVDLEAAVCLCTAIKADILGIHLDIPISLNILLNVCGKNYPTGYTC, from the coding sequence ATGGCTTCCAAAAATCAGGCCTCTATTACCCTTTTCTTATCCCTTAATCTCCTCTTCTTTGCTCTTGTAAGTGCAGACTGTTCAActgatattttgaaatttggggCATGTACCAATATACTTAATGATTTGGTGGGTGTAATTATCGGGACTACTCCAACTTCGTCATGCTGCAGTTTGATTGGGGGACTGGTGGACCTAGAGGCCGCGGTTTGCTTGTGCACAGCCATAAAAGCAGATATTCTGGGAATTCATTTGGATATACCAATCTCTCTAAACATCCTTCTCAACGTCTGTGGAAAGAATTATCCTACTGGTTACACTTGttga
- the LOC101263986 gene encoding 14 kDa proline-rich protein DC2.15-like has product MASKNQASITLFLSLNLLFFALVSADCSTDILKFGACTNILNDLVGVIIGTTPTSSCCSLIGGLVDLEAAVCLCTAIKADILGIHLDIPISLNILLNVCGKNYPTGYTC; this is encoded by the coding sequence ATGGCTTCCAAAAATCAGGCCTCTATTACCCTTTTCTTATCACTTAATCTCCTCTTCTTTGCTCTTGTAAGTGCAGACTGTTCAActgatattttgaaatttggggCATGTACTAATATACTTAATGATTTGGTGGGTGTAATTATCGGGACTACTCCAACTTCGTCATGCTGCAGTTTGATTGGGGGACTGGTGGACCTAGAGGCCGCGGTTTGCTTGTGCACAGCCATAAAAGCAGATATTCTGGGAATTCATTTGGACATACCAATCTCTCTAAACATTCTTCTCAACGTCTGTGGAAAGAATTATCCTACTGGTTACACTTGttga